In Verrucomicrobiota bacterium, the genomic stretch GCCACCACGGCGTTGAATTGGTCGCGGAGTTCTGCCGCCGAGGCCAGGGATTCGTCGGCGGGCTTGGAAGGATCGAAAGGCATAATAAAAAAGGATTAAGGATTAAGGATTAAGGATAAAAAAGACCAAGTTCTAAATCCTTCATCATACCACTACGGTTTCCTTTTCCTCACTCGGCAGGCTTTCGCCGGTTTCATTGACGGCGGTGACGCGGAGTTTCACGGTCTTGCCGGTGGGCAGGCTGGTGATGCGCACGTCGCTGGTGTCGCGGTTGAGGAGGTGGCGGAATTCGGTATCCACGTCCATGACCTGAATGTAGATGCGGTAGTAGTTGGCGCGGCGGGAGTCGGGCCAATCGGCCAGGAGCACGCCGGGGCCGTCGGTGGTGACGATGAGGTTTTCGGGCACCTCGGGCAGATCGGGCGCACCGGGCTGGTCCAGGCCAAAGGCGTCCCAGCGCGGGTCCAGCGGGTCGAGCAATTGGTTGAGTTCCGAGATCAGGCCGCGCATGCGCACGCGCAGTTTATCCATGGAAGCGTCGCGGGTGGCGCGTTTTTGCCCGGTGGTCATGATGCCCTGGTGCCAGGCGTCGCGGGCGTTGGAGATGGCGGTGAAGAGGGCACCGGCCTTGGCGGCGGTGATTTCCAGCGGGGCGTTTTCGTGCGTGGGGTTGGCGGTGAAGTAGATTTGCAGCGTGGCGCAGAGGCGGGCGCGTTTTTCCTGGTTGCCGGGAACGGCGGTGCAGCTATCGGGCCAGCCGGTGGCCTGCCAGCTTTGCCCCCAGTGTTCGCCAAAACGCTGGGCCAGCACGGCACGGGCGGCCTTGATAAAGGCGCGCGCGTTGGAATCCGCAATGCGGATGTTGGCGCTCAGGGTCTTTTTATTCGTCTTGGCGGCATCATAGATGCCGGAGTCGGTGCTGGCGGTGGCCATGTCCAGGCGCAGCGCGGCTTCGGTGTTTTGTTTGACGCCAATCGCGGTCTCCAGCAAGTGCAGACCGTCGGCCATGTCTTCGGACAGAATGAAGACCTGGCTGTTATTGTTGGGGATGGGGGTGTTTGACATACGTTTAACTTTGGTTTTCAGGATTAGGTTTTCGGGTTCGTCGTAGTGGAATCGGCCCCAGAGGCCGTGACCGTAGCGCATGTGTTTGAGGTGCGGTTGTTGATGGTTGAGGAATTATGGGACAGACGCGGAAAGCGTTCAAAAGGGGGAAATTCCGCCGGGACACGCCAGAAAACCGTTTTTGGGCGGTCCGGCAGGTTTTGGCGCACCAAAAAACGGTTTTTGGGAGGGACAATAGGTTTTGGCGCACCGCGCAAGCGTTTTCCAAGGCTCCAGAATATTCTGGTGGACCAAAAAACGGTTGCGCGGTGGTCCAGAAAGTTTTGGCGGACCAAAAAACGGTTTTCTGATGCTCCGAAAAGTTTTTGCCCACCCAAAAAGGCTTTTGCGGTGCTCCGGAATTTTCCGGCGGTCTGGAAAACGGTTGCGCGGTGGGCCGGAATGTTTTTCCCCGCCCAAAAACGGTTTTTTGGTGCGCCGCGACACGTTTTCGGGTCAAAAAACGGTTTTTTGGTGCGCCAAAAACGGTTGGCGGGTTGGAAAACGGGTTT encodes the following:
- a CDS encoding fibronectin type III domain-containing protein; protein product: MSNTPIPNNNSQVFILSEDMADGLHLLETAIGVKQNTEAALRLDMATASTDSGIYDAAKTNKKTLSANIRIADSNARAFIKAARAVLAQRFGEHWGQSWQATGWPDSCTAVPGNQEKRARLCATLQIYFTANPTHENAPLEITAAKAGALFTAISNARDAWHQGIMTTGQKRATRDASMDKLRVRMRGLISELNQLLDPLDPRWDAFGLDQPGAPDLPEVPENLIVTTDGPGVLLADWPDSRRANYYRIYIQVMDVDTEFRHLLNRDTSDVRITSLPTGKTVKLRVTAVNETGESLPSEEKETVVV